The Sesamum indicum cultivar Zhongzhi No. 13 linkage group LG6, S_indicum_v1.0, whole genome shotgun sequence genomic interval AAACGATGAAGAAGTTATATAAGGGGAATAGAATAGTGTGTGTCTATgcttattttctcattttctatGTAAGACGATGGAATCGCAGTCATAGATTTGGGATTCGGTAATCATTCTTTagctttttaaatttagacaTAATTTCACTCCCCattccttatatatatatacatactttttgctatttaaatcattttatttaatacctttgaaatttatttttgtttaaaaaataaatattttagtcagtCAATACTaaccaaatttaataatattaacaacaaaattggataaaattagctatgattgatttattacatatcaaataatttttttatgatcaaattaatgtatatttttattattataagggtaattttagtcacaaaaaaattgtttgacatgcaataaatcaatcgagaataaatatcaatttcaattgcaagttcaaaaattatgctattataacttaattacttttttaaggatcaaaatgacaataataatgtaataatttatttattttggtatgaGATTAAATCAGTAACTGATATATACTTAATTGTGTGATGGATAAAACATCCCATTCCCACCTGCCTCACGGAGTTATCCAAATAAGATCCGGGTCTCAAGTTTCTTTACGGGCCGGCCAAACTCGGATATATTGTGATACCCGGCAGGATCCGTCTAAACAGGGCTCAATGTACTTGCGTGAACTTTAATCCGCTAGATGATGAATATAATGCACGCACAGAGTGtgaaaatctaattaaagtACATTTCACTACACAAccaaattatcatttatattaatataaaaaagaaatactatTCACACTcataaataatgattaatgACACTgttgaatcaattttttataaaataaaaatgctcttcaactaataagataactaacttatttaatttttcaactcaTACATCAATAGataaaattagttttcttttcttttatttcttgttttttaatgtaatgtattggtttgtatatttacttttatttatactaaatttataataaataaaattgtagttTTTAGTCTGCAATGACATTTTGATCGGTTCAccagaaaattattgaaaaccTAACAAAGACTAACGAATTAGTCTAATTGTTAGATggtctttaaaataaaaaaaaatattggtaatttttcaaacaatgagacGGTAATCGTAATTGTATCAAACATCGGGGGaggttattgtaatttattataaactaaATTATCACGGTCTATAAAGTGAGGAACCtgaaaacaaatgaaaaaaaaattgtaattagaaaattgtattaattgaGGATCACGACACTTGTTGCTTTTAAGTTATGATTGTCTTTGTACGTGCATGTATTACTCAGAGTTCTaggtatataattaaaaaaaattatacattttgactgaatttataatttatcaagtttTATAATAGTTAGGAAATCtacttctttttcctttttattatttccaTAAATGCCACAATtgattattaaatacaaaattaggTTTAATGTGAATTTACTACGAGatggaatatatttaattatgaaaagagTGTTACATTTAGTGATAACAAAATGTAATGCGGTGCTACAGTTGAGACCATACATAAACCTCacataaatactaaaataaaatggcaaattaaattcaaataaagtgACGGAAATTATTTgctaatttcaaatattttaaaacttatttttttcttagggaaaaaaaaaacttaattaggTAATTTGTAATTCAAAATGCATAGTAGATCGAGCCAGCTCAGGGACCTGGACGGATCAGCCCCGAAAAAGCCCAGTCAAGGCCCAACACATTACTGTATCACCTTTAAATGCTTCCCAATTGGGTTCATATAAACCCAGACCCAACTTGTGAACCGACCCGATTGAGCTCGAATTGGGACCAGATCAGGCCCGGATCAGACCCGAATGtgcctatatttttttatgaaatagataatttttttgaacaattacttaaatttatggtaatttatgaaataaaataaataataaattaaatcactcaaaaaataataactagtaaAAACAATAGTTAAGTTATATAATGAACTTAggttataataaatttaaaaagaatttataataaactttgaaaaaaaaaagtattaatgaatcaaagtattaaaaatttaaaagtagaacaataatgataatattttttaaaatttcacaagtataaaaaaactactagaataattaatttaagataataaaataaatcttacATGTCAcgcattattattataaaaaaaaatgatccaATAGACCCAGCTCAGGACTAGGTAGTCCTAGGCTGGTCCTAGGTTTCAACACCTAGGATCGGCCTGGTTCTAAGTGAGTATGGGCTAATTCaacccatttttttattagttcaatTAGATTCTAGATTGAGCTAGCACACCTCGACCTACTGTACATCTTAATTTGCAAtcaaccctttttttttattacaaataaatttgttataggaaaaattcttatttaatctaatttatattaacttttttttttactcaaatcaaataaatctctACAATGAATATACTATACTTACAATACAATTGATTATGATCTAATTATacgaattaaaattttccgaGTCACAGACCCCTAGCTGCCCTTCTCTTCCCACCACCGGACCACCCTATTATGCAAATGCAAAAATCACAAGACAGAGACAAGAATGATCTGGAACCACTCACCCCATCACATCACATAAAACACACAAACAATGATTACCACTGCGTGTCTTGTGCgcaatacatacatacattcatacatgcatatatgtgACCGTAAATTGGTGGGGAAAATTTGCACATAGAGAGGGATGATGATAAACATGGAAAGAATTCATGCGGTGGAGAGCAGCCCATCCTAATCGGATGTGGTTTTGAGTTTTCACCATCATCTTTGATATTTTTGCTACAGTACCCCAACCGCCAATNNNNNNNNNNGGTTCACTTTCTTACAAGTTTGTCTAGTACTACCACTACTCCCTGCACTTGTTTCCCTTTACATTTGTCTTGAGCCCACAAGGTCTGCTTCTCTCTCCCTAACTCTTGATTTTGCCTTTTGGTTTGTGGGTTCTTGCTGGATTGGGGTTTCTTTGATCCATCAACTTGTAGTTTTGGGATTTAAGGTAGTTTAAGGAAGATCGGactttcacaaaaatattaagttttgTTATAGCTAATGAGGCCAAACCATTAATTACGGTTACAAACTACTACTAATGTTTTTTTGGTACCTAAAAATCacggtgaattttgattaaacttaaatttttgtatcgattttatttaatcatgtaaTACAGTATTAATCTGTTTACAGTTTTCAATAAACTGTACCGATCCATAGCAGGATTCCTGAAAGGGAGTTGTTAGAAATCAATGGCGGAGGTGACTAATGTGAGCGAGTATGAGGCTATTGCCAGGGAAAAATTGCCCAAGATGGTCTATGACTACTATGCATCAGGTGCAGAGGACCAGTGGACTCTGGCTGAGAACACACGTGCATTTTCAAGAATCTTGTAAGCTTTTGtttcttacatttttttttcttttgagttgTGGGTGTTAATTACATCTTTTAATGATATAAACAATACAGGTTTAGGCCCAGGATTCTAATAGATGTGAGCAAGATTGACATGACTGCCAATGTGTTAGGGTTCAAGATTTCAATGCCAATCATGATTGCCCCCACTGCTATGCAGAAAATGGCTCATCCTCATGGTAAACTCATGTTATCCTAATTGAAGCAATACTGTGGATATACACACTGACAGACTGCATATGTTTATCATAGCAACTAGGTTTCTAACAAGGTATCAACTATATCTTGAAACAATCTTGTAATTGAGATCAAGATTGTAGTTTAGTCTTGGAATCCTGATTGTTTGTTAAATTGTTTCTTTGATCGAATGCACGCTAGCTGACTTGATTGTACTTGTAATGTGCTGATTGTGTGGATGGTCTTTTACGTAGGAGAATGCGCGACAGCTAGAGCCGCATCAGCAGCCGGAACAATCatggtttttctttcttttatgtttcaaGTTCGACTCGTGTTTTTTCTATATAGTTAGAACCTTAACACCATGTTGGGAACAGATATTGTCGTCATGGTCCACTTCCAGTGTAGAAGAAGTTGCTTCAACGGGGCCGGGGATCAGATTCTTCCAGCTTTCTGTAAGAATTTTTGAGATGCAGTAACAGTTTCTGATAATAGCCCTTCttcttttgttatatttatcaaGTGTTGAATTTTGTTCAGGTCTACAAGGATAGGCATGTTGTGGAACGGCTTGTAAGGAGAGTTGAACGGGCGGGGTTCAAGGCCATAGCTCTCACTGTGGATGCCCAGAGATTGGGACGTAGAGAAAGTGATATCAAGAACAGGTGAAAAACCCAATTCAAACATCATCAGACATAGAAACTTATGACTTGTAGTATGGTGTCTGAAGAACTTGCGATTTGCGTCATAGGTTTACTTTGCCACCGCATTTGACATTGAAGAACTTCGAGGGTTTGGAGCTTGGCAAGATGGACAAAGTAAGCGATGCAGCATAATTGTTGGGTTGGTCTAAAGCGTTTATCGATGagttttgcttcattttagcTCGGGTTTCACGATGTATGCAGGTTGAGAACTCTGGATTGGCTTCATATGTTGCGGGTCAAATTGATCGTACTTTGAGTTGGAAGGTAAAAGCAACCCCACTAAAGGACACTTGAGGAAGAATTTAGATaaagatttaaataatttaatattataaaaatttaaaatccatcatTATTCAGCAAAATATACTTCAAATCTAAAATCGAACGCTTTAAAATCCTTTCAATTTGAAGGAATCTAAACAAATTCGAAAGATTTGTTAGTAAACATTTGAACTATATAATTTCAAGATCAATCAAAaggattttcaattttttcaagtcTCTATTCgaattatgttttataaaatattaatgaatttgaattctcTTGAAATCCAAATTCTTTCTGAAAATTTGTACTTGGATATTGACAGGATGTGAAGTGGCTGCAGTCAATTACTGTGTTACCTATTCTAATGAAAGGTGTACTCACTGCTGAAGATAGTAAGAGTCACGACTCCCGATCTCATTTTTATTGCAACATACTCATCTTCTCTAAGTATCCTCATTGTCGTGAATAACCAGCAAGGATTGCcattcaaaacaaaatagcTGGGATTATAGTATCCAATCATGGTGCTCGTCAGCTGGATTACGTCCCATCCACTATCATGGTCTTGGAAGAGGTAATCTAACTAGTACGAAGCTAGATTTGCCCATCAACCTCATCCACCTGGAGTAATCTCCTGTTGCAATTTTAGGTTGTGAAAGCTGCACAAGGCCGAGTACCCATATTCTTGGACGGAGGGGTCCGTCGTGGAACAGATGTCTTCAAGGCATTAGCACTAGGAGCCTCTGGCATCTTtgtaagtaaaataaatagataattacATCCACACTCcctgatattttataaatactcctcAATTATGAGAAACTACAAACACCCCTTGAAATTTATATCCCTtacattacaaatatttcctGAAAAAAAGAGAGGCTAGTGGTGGAATTGTAATGTAAAACATCGTTGCAGAggatatatgtgtaatttttgttgcaGTAAGCCCAAAGCCCTATTATTCATGCCCTTGTAACAACATTTTTCTGACATATGCCATTAGATTGGACGATCCGTGGTTTTCTCGTTAGCTGCTGACGGGGAAGTCGGAGTTAGAAAGGTGCTCCAAAGGTTGCGGGACGAGTTTGAGTTGACTATGGCATTGAGCGGGTGCCGTTCGCTTAGTGAGATCACCCGTGATCACATTATTACCCGATGGGATGCTCCGAGGTTGTAGAGCAGAGAATGTCGTTGAAATCATCATATTATATGTTGTTAAGGGCCCATCTTTTTCTTGGATCACTTGTTTATATGTTATGCGAATCTTGAATATGCCTAAAATCAATATGAATTTACATGTCAGGCgaatctctatatatataatttaaaataaaattctaacttCATCCATATTTACTTCTTATTTTACTACAAAAGTACGAATTGCTTGCTAGAGAATTTTAGATGCCTTTTcgttttcttaaagaaaaagagcaGTACCGCATTGCAGATTCCTTAATTTCAACTTACTCatgaatatattgttaaataatagatctacattattatttattaatgaaaaatctCTTAAAGTAGTAACTATTTGGCTAATAACTAAAAtgttctcaaatatttttattgttccACAAACAACCATTACTTTGATCCATAAgctttattaataatttttagtttttgtatatttaaatctaattaaatttatcgattttgatcagttatatatttattttattaaatgcaataaaaatttaaaatattcatacatattATAATATCGAGTATGCTTTAGCtgctattaattattaataatgcaCGACTCTCTAGCCTAATATTTTGCGAATGACTAATAATGCATCATCACTAATGAATAAATACTATTACTGAAAAAGAACATATACTGttaaaatagattaatatCCACATATTGATTGGGTTCGTACCTTTAATATCTTGGTCATAGAACCTCaattttcaactaaattaaatCTCACTGTCatatgaaattacattttgtaaaatcatatattattactatatgtaactttttgttttttaaaatatattaattaattaaaaataaatattaatcaagTTTATCCAACCCATCGGGTTAGGAGTTGAGGCGCGATGGGGACAAGTTTGAGACATGATGGGCAAGTCTTAGGTTCAACTATAACGGAGACAAGTTGGGTTAAGGCCAATGGAGAAATTTTCGgtccaattaaatttaaatgagaCTAGTCTTGAGATCAGCAGAACGGtagtaataatataaaattttttaaattttatatttagaaaaacaaaaatggagtAGGATAAAAGACTTCCAAGACCTATACCTATGCCCAAAATTCCAGCAACTAGGCCCAGAATAATCGAAAAATATGAGCAAAAATCTTATTTGgtatatactaaaaaattattcactacCAAAATTTTTGATAAGTGTGGattttataacatatttaataacatccaATGGTCTTAATTAATCTTACATTAAGACCCCACGTGCTCTTCTAACTAGTGATCGCCGATTCATCCACCGATAACCACCGGAAGGTAtacattatgtttggattaatgttttggatatttttgttttggtattgtggagatagagagagaaaaataaaaataagtaagtatatattttgagGTAGATGGtgtatttggatttgtattt includes:
- the LOC105165505 gene encoding peroxisomal (S)-2-hydroxy-acid oxidase GLO1-like encodes the protein MAEVTNVSEYEAIAREKLPKMVYDYYASGAEDQWTLAENTRAFSRILFRPRILIDVSKIDMTANVLGFKISMPIMIAPTAMQKMAHPHGECATARAASAAGTIMILSSWSTSSVEEVASTGPGIRFFQLSVYKDRHVVERLVRRVERAGFKAIALTVDAQRLGRRESDIKNRFTLPPHLTLKNFEGLELGKMDKVENSGLASYVAGQIDRTLSWKDVKWLQSITVLPILMKGVLTAEDTRIAIQNKIAGIIVSNHGARQLDYVPSTIMVLEEVVKAAQGRVPIFLDGGVRRGTDVFKALALGASGIFIGRSVVFSLAADGEVGVRKVLQRLRDEFELTMALSGCRSLSEITRDHIITRWDAPRL